A region from the Buchnera aphidicola (Pemphigus populi) genome encodes:
- the secE gene encoding preprotein translocase subunit SecE, which translates to MHSNSCFKKKTKTIKIIKLSYIFIILLTSIIYNIYCTNTILILRILCSVSLIGLTLFIFLYVEEGKKILSFANKSKKEIKKIIWPSNTETLYTTLIVSIIAITMSLVIWGLDNILFQLVSFITNLRL; encoded by the coding sequence ATGCATTCTAATAGCTGTTTCAAAAAAAAAACTAAAACAATAAAAATAATAAAATTGTCTTATATATTTATAATACTTCTGACATCTATTATTTATAACATTTACTGTACCAATACAATACTCATATTACGTATACTATGTAGTGTCAGTTTGATTGGTTTAACACTATTTATTTTTTTATATGTAGAAGAAGGAAAAAAAATACTATCTTTCGCCAATAAATCAAAAAAAGAAATAAAAAAAATAATTTGGCCTAGTAATACAGAAACACTATATACTACATTAATTGTTTCAATTATTGCTATTACTATGTCATTAGTAATATGGGGACTAGATAATATTCTATTCCAATTGGTATCATTTATCACTAACCTGAGATTATGA